The window gatgggttaaatgcagagaatgaatttcactgcatgtatatgtatgtgacaaataaagctcttcctttcttcttcttctaaatgCAAGTAAACCGCAACCTCTACATCAACACCTGCAACAGTAGCTTCAGCAACTAAACCAAACAAACCTACACCTGAACTCGCTGTAGTTGTTGTAAACACAGAGTTGTGATAAGTTTCTTCAGGTTGCTTGCTGATTAGCGGCATAGTTACAAAGAGGAAGCTCCTTTTCTTTACTTCCTTCTTACATCATGAACACATTGCTTTAATAATTACGATAAATTCAGGCTGATCTACGATGACCTTTGCTCACCTGCTGATACGAGCACCACGGCGGTGAACAGTCCCAGCTCCTCGCTGTTCAGCTCCAGCGCCGCCAATTTATGGCTGAAATCAAACATGGCTCCCAGCAGGCCAGTCATCCCCATCGCCCGCAGCTCCTCCAGGCTGTAGGTGGTGCCGGAGACAAACGTCACCGTCTGTTCTTTCACGTTGAACAGCGACGCGAATCGCACCATCAGCACCTGCGACAGGGACCAAGGACGGGCAATCAGTAAAACATTAATGCAACGTGtctgatgatgtcactgctgGGCTGCAGATCAGCGATGGCTGCCGACACGTTTACGTCTacgccattttttttctttattcattcattctgaaCCTGACAAGAGTtcaatcagccaatcaggaggctgctgctgctggcctgAGGTCCAACTGGCAACCTGAAAGCACCTCATTCAGGAAACAACTGCAACTAAACAGATTTCTGCAACTACAATGATTATCATACCTGCAACACCTACAAATGAATCAACATTTTCTGCAATTAAACTTACAACCACATCTAAATCTCCTACAACTAAACACAGGAACTCTTGCACCTAAAATAAACAGTTTCAGCCAATGCATCACGTCGTACATCTACAGCAACACCGGCAAGTAAACACGTGAACTCCTACAGCTAAACCAAACCCTGCAACTATAGCAACCATTGCAAATAAACATCCGAATCCTCCAACTAACTAAATGCTGcaacaagcaaaaataaaaactattacaTCTGCAAAGACCAACCACTTCAACTAAATATAGCAATTTCTACAGCAACATCTGCCACTCGTCCAACTAAACCAAATGTTGTATCAATTACAACTGCTATACCTACAACTACTGCAACTAAATACAGCAATTATGTAATTACACCAATCAGTACATCTAGAGCAACAAAAGTTCAACATCTTATGCAACTAAAGACAGTGATTCTTGCAATTAAACAAAATGCTGCAACtacagcaacaactgcaactaAACATGGCAACTCATCAACTAAACCAAATGTTACAACAAGCAACTACCACAATCACTAtgtctgcattaaaaaaatgcaactaaACACAGCAACCTGAGGTTTAGTCAATTAAAGTtcgttttttattttaatatctcAGGAACGCCGGCTGAGAATTTCTTCCGATAGACTGATTTTtttaaggtcaaaggtcatttcATTAAAATCCTGTCCAAAGCTCTGATTGGATAAAAGTGATGTAATCGGCCGATGGAGGCGATGGTGAGTATCAACAGAGGGGATGTGGCACCCTAGTTTGTCTTAGTGGTCACTCATGGTACTGCAACCAAAGAATCCCAATCAACCAATCAACCAATCAACACGAACCTTGTTCAGTAAACGAGTGACATCGCAGGCTCACCTCAAAGGTGCCAGCCTTCAGCAGGGTCACCTGGTCGTTTTGGGACAGACTGCTGAATCCTGGGATATGTCTGGCGAACTCCACCACCTCCCTGACGGCGGGGGTGAAGGACAGCGAGAAGTCCTCCCAGATCTGCTGGGGGGTCTTTGAGGGGTCGGCGTGAGGCTGCATATTCATCGGACAAGCCTGCAGAGAGAGGAAAGCATCATGAGCCAATCAGGTGAGAGCTTGATGAAcatccccccctccacctcagtggatgagcTCTTACCAGCACGATCCCTGTGCACTTCTTCATTGGACAGTTCTGCTCCTGAGTCACATGATCAGCAGGACCTCTGATGGGGTTACCGCTATGCTGGCTCTGCCTCCCGTTGCTGTGGTACTGATGCCTGTGGCCGTTCTCTGGCAGGTAGCACTCTGTGGCCAGGTTGTTATTGTGGCGGTAGATGGTGTTGAGGCCATTGGCATGATAACCGTTGGGGCAGCGGTTGGGACCCCAGAGCTCTGCCTCTCCATTGTGGTGGGTGTGGTTATTGGCCAGCTTGTCGTGAGCGTACAGGAAGGTCTCGCGGTGAGCGCGGGCAATGGCGCTGATGGTGGAGTCCATCCCGGGGCTGGGGGGTGGGGAGCACGTGGGAGAGGTGCTCTGTCGGACGGGAGGCGGTGGTGgaggggaagaagaggaggccGAGGCAGGTGGGGAAGGCGAGGAGGGGGCTGGAGGCAGGGCTGAGGGTTGAGGCTGGGGGGCAATGGTCACCCCCGGGCTCGgcgaggaggaggtggaggaagaggaggaggaggaggaggaggaggaggacaggctGGCGAGCTGGAAGTCGCTCTGCAGCTGGTCGTTCATCATGTTGTTCATGGCGCTCTGCATCTCGGCTAACATCCTCTGTTTCTCGCGCTTCGGGATCCGCCCGAAACGCACCGCTgtggacagaagaggaagaggaggagttaGGCCGGATTCAGAGCGCGTAGCTGTGCAGGTGAGCGGGCAGGTGCGGGCGCTCACCGTCGCGGCTCATGCCCACAGAGAGACACTTCTTGAAGCGACACTGCTGGCAGCGGTTCCTGTTGATCCTCACGATGGTGCAGCTCTCGTTCTTCACGCACTTCTTGTACTGGATGTTCTGCTGGATGCTGCGGCGGAAGAAGCCCTGCAGGATGAAACACATCATCCCCATCACCTACGTCATCGCCTACATCcccttcctgtgtgtgtttcaagTCTGGACCAGATGTTTGTGGACAGTAACACACATatagtaaatatttttaattctttcatttatttgttgaatcagaaatttcttttttgattttgGTGGGTTCGGTCCTCCATATTTTTCAGGTACGTTAGCGCCTGAGCGGATTAGCTTTCAGAGACCGCAGGGACAAAAGTAAGTGGACACAGGAAATCAAACGGTGTGACCTCACCTTGCAGCCTTCGCAGGCGTGAACTCCGTAATGGAAACCTGAGGCCACGTCACCGCAGACCTTACAGAGCAGCACCATGCCGTTCAGCTCTGAAACACAGCCGCAcagcaggaagtgacatcatagCTCCAGTTTAACACGAGACACAAAcacccaaaacaaactgggcTCTTACTGGTCAGACTGGCCACAGACTTGCTGGGCGATGACCTCAGAGAGCCGCCGTCATCGCGGCCTCGAGGCGAGCCTCCCGATGAGGAGGAGGCCGAGGAGGAGCCGTCGTCTCCCGCGGAGCCCgaactggagctgctgctgaggaaGGTGGGGgtcaaagaggaggaggaggtgaagaagGGCTGGGAGTTGGAGTTCTCACTGTACATGGAGACGGGGCTGGTCCGGGTCGGAGAGCCTCCACAGGAGCCCACGTAGGAGATCACACCTCCTACAGGAGAGCAGAGGGGAGGTCAGAGGTTATTCACAGCTGTGAGGGGTAAAGCTTCTAACTTTAATCAccccaaaaatatttatttcagtttctaCAGATCACAGTCTCAGCctc is drawn from Archocentrus centrarchus isolate MPI-CPG fArcCen1 chromosome 8, fArcCen1, whole genome shotgun sequence and contains these coding sequences:
- the nr1d1 gene encoding nuclear receptor subfamily 1 group D member 1, yielding MDTNNNNNNNAGGVISYVGSCGGSPTRTSPVSMYSENSNSQPFFTSSSSLTPTFLSSSSSSGSAGDDGSSSASSSSGGSPRGRDDGGSLRSSPSKSVASLTKLNGMVLLCKVCGDVASGFHYGVHACEGCKGFFRRSIQQNIQYKKCVKNESCTIVRINRNRCQQCRFKKCLSVGMSRDAVRFGRIPKREKQRMLAEMQSAMNNMMNDQLQSDFQLASLSSSSSSSSSSSSTSSSPSPGVTIAPQPQPSALPPAPSSPSPPASASSSSPPPPPPVRQSTSPTCSPPPSPGMDSTISAIARAHRETFLYAHDKLANNHTHHNGEAELWGPNRCPNGYHANGLNTIYRHNNNLATECYLPENGHRHQYHSNGRQSQHSGNPIRGPADHVTQEQNCPMKKCTGIVLACPMNMQPHADPSKTPQQIWEDFSLSFTPAVREVVEFARHIPGFSSLSQNDQVTLLKAGTFEVLMVRFASLFNVKEQTVTFVSGTTYSLEELRAMGMTGLLGAMFDFSHKLAALELNSEELGLFTAVVLVSADRSGIEDVASVEQLQENLIRALRSLVNNNAPESNQHNVDSPRFTKLLLKLPDLRTLNNMHSEKLLSFRIDA